The window CGTGATCTGGTCGGCGATTCTGCCTGCGATCCGAACAACCTGCTGCCCGGGCCGGGAATGGTAACAGGGCCCACGAAGGGCATGCTGAAGGCGTTTGGCAACCAACTCGCGAAGCACGGCAGAGGATCGCTGGGAAAATCGCTCGCGACTCTGGAAAGGCGGCTGGCCGAACATCTCGGGAAGCTTGCAGACATCGAGAAGGCCGGAGAGCCCCCGGGTTCAGTTCAACGAGAGATCCGAAACTTTCAGGCGCAGATCGCAGCGCTTAGGAAGATATTGGAGAACCTACAGTGACGACACGTCGACTCCTGGGAACGGCGGCGGATATCGTAGCGCTCGGAGAGCGTCTTTCACGGTCAGCAGAGGTGACCAAGTTCGATGAAGGCGAGCACCGGGAGGCATGGGCGCTCGCGCATGCCTTTGCGGATTTGGAGGAATCATTCGACAAGTTCCTTAACGAGCAACTTCCCCGACTGGTGCAAGATTCACCTGACGTGGCAGAGATTCCCGATGTGCTGCTTGAGATCGGAGAAGAGTTTCGCCACATTCTTTACCACCTGCGGGACCCCAAATTCTACAGCTACCTCGACGACAGGGCCGATTCCTGAGCGTGGTCGAAGCGGCGGACTGCGTGATGGTCAATGGAGCCAAGATCGAGCGCGAGTTCTTCGAAGAGAGTGGCGCTGAGACGAGGGCCTACACGTTGATACATGGCGGCCCAGGAGACCAAGTGGGCGGCCCAGCTTGGCCATGACCTCGGGGACCTGGTCACGATCACGGACCCGCTGGGGCGGACGACGACGCGCTTCACCGACAGCGCCGGGCGGCTGGTCAGCGTCACCGACCCCCGGGGCAGCCAGACCCGCTACGCCTACGACCCCCTGAACCGGCTGACGAGCCTGACCGACGCCCTGGGCGGGGTGACCCAGTTCGGCTACGACCCGAACGGCAACCTCCTCTCGGTGACCGACGCCCGGGGGAGCGTCACCGGCTACACCTACGACGCGATGGACCGGGTGGCGACGCGGACGGACCCGCTCCTGCGCACGGAGAGCTACCAGTACGATCTCGCCGGGAACCTCACCCAGGTGACGGACCGGCAGGGGCAGGTCAGGACGTTCAGCTACGATGCCCTGCACCGCCGCACAAGCGCGACCTACGCCGACGCCTCGACGACCACCTACGGCTACGACGCGGGCAATCGCCTCCGCACCGTGACGGACTCGCTGGCCGGCACCCTCACCCTCACCTACGCCACCCTGGACCGCCTGACCCAGGAGGTCTCCCCCCAGGGGACGGTCGCCTACAGCTACGACGCCGCGGGGCGGCGGACCAGCATGAGCCTCCCGGGGCTGCCCGCGGTCACCTACGGTTACGATGCCGCGGACCGGCTGCTGCAGATCACGAAGGGGAGCGCTCTCGTCACCTTCGGCTACGACGCGGCAGATCGGCGGACGCTGCTGACCTTGCCCAACGGGGTGAGGGCGGAGTACACGTATGACGTGGCCTCCCAGCTCACGGGGCTGACGTACAAGCAGGGGGCGGCGACGCTCGGCGCCCTCACCTACGCCTACGACCCCGCCGGGAACCGCACCCAGGCGAGCGGGAGCTGGGCCCGGACGGGGTTGCCCGATCCCGTCGCCTCGGCCAGCTACAATGCGGCGAACCATCAGCTCGCCCTGGGCGGCCGGGCGATGACCTACGACCTGGCGGGGAACCTGCTGAGCCTGGCGGAGCCGACGGGCACGACGGCCTTCACCTGGGACGCCCGCAACCAGCTCTCGGCGATGACGACGCCGGACGGGACGGCCAGCTTCCTCTACGACGGCCTAGGCCGCCGGCGCGCCAAGATCCTCAACGGGACGCGGACGGGCTACCTCTACGACGGCCTGACCCCGGTGCAGGAGCTGTCGGGCGCCTCGGTGACGGCGACGCTCCTGACCGGCCTCGGGATCGACGAGTACTTCACGCGGACGACGGGCGCGACGACGCGCACGCTCCTGACCGACGCCCTGGGCTCGACTGTCGCCCTCACCGACGACACCGGGGCCCTTCAGGCCGAATACACGTACGAGCCCTTCGGCGCCAGCACGGAGACGGGTGCCGACGGCAATCCCTTCCAGTACACGGGGCGGGAGCACGACGCGGGCACGGGCCTCTACTCCTACCGGGCGCGCTACTACCACCCGCAACTCGGGCGGTTTATCAGCGAGGATCCGCTCGGCTTTGCCGGAGGTGGCCCGAACCGTTACGCCTACGTCCGAAATAATCCGTTGCGCTTCACTGACCCGCTCGGCCTCCTCAACATCATCGCGGGCGCTGGTGGGAGCGTGGTCGGCGCCAGTGGCGCCGAGGCGAGCGGCGGCTTCTTCTTCAACCCCGGCGGTGGGAGTCAGACGCTCGACGCCGGTCTCTTCGGGTCGGCCGGTATCGGCACTGGCGTCAACGTGAGCGGCGATGTGTTCGCCGGGTTCATCTTTGGCGGCGTGGACAACATCTCGGGGGTGACGGCCAATCTCAACATCGGCCTTGGTCCCTTCAGTCTCACTTTGCTCTACAACAATGCGGGATTCGGCGGGCTTACATTGGGCGCAGGCCCCAGCGCCCTGCCTGTGGGCGGCTCAGCGACCGCATCCGTCACAGGTACATGCTCGTTCTTCACGCTCATCAAGTCGTTTAGTTGCACGCCACCACCGCCGCGCAGCAAGAGCAGCCAGTGATGCGTGGGGGAGACCGGCCCCTCAACGCCGGGTTGAGACGCACCAGCCGAGCCCTGTTGATCGCTTGGTTCTTCCTGGGGTTTCCGCTCGGGTTACTTGCCGCGGTTCATCCGCTTTTCGTCATTGGTCCCCTTGCGTTCCTGGCGGTCGTAGGTATCTGGAGCATGCGCCTTCGATGCGCCCGGTGCGGACACCCGATCCACAAGCACAATGTTGTATTGGCCGGAGCGACGTTCTCGTACTGGGCTCCGTGGATTCGGAAGCGGTGTCTTCGGTGTCACGCGGAGATCCCGGGAGGGATCGCACCGTCGTGGGGCTTGCGGTGGCAGCGGCTGTGGTGCGTGGCGACTGCTGGACCGGAGCCCGAGGGCGCGCGGTCGTCAGGCGCGGTGTTGAGGAAGAGAACTTTCGTCTTGATCGTCTTGATCTTCACGAACATCATCGGGGGGGTTGGACTTGCACTGGTCGTCGATGCCCGTCTCATTTGGATCGCGATAGCCCTGCCCACACTGTTCGCGGTTCTGCTCGTCGCCCTTCGCTGGTCCTCGACGCGGTAAGCGCATCAGCGCATGGTTGGGCGGACGGCCGTGCCCGGGGGCGGACGGTTCAGGTCGGAGTTTAGGTGAGTGCGTCCGGTGCCAGGTCGAGGCCCCCTGATGGAAATCTCTCGAGGATGTCCCGGTCGCTGTTGAATTTGGCCGAGCGCAGCGGCACCACATTGTACCTCGATTCATCCTGACCGATCAGCGCGAGCGACTGACGCTCACACAGTGGCCACTGGGGGGATCCTCCGAAAGAAGCGTCTCACGCAGGTATTGCTGCGGAAGCAGGCGGGACCACGACGCCGAGGTCGGCGAGCCGCCGGGTGTGGTAACGGACGAGCTGCTCTCGGTTGAGCCGGCCGAAATGATCGCCTCCGAGGTCCCGGTAGGGCACGCCCTCTCGGAGGATGTGCCAGGCCGCGACGAGGATCGAGTGGCCCACGGCGACGATAGCTGTCTTGTCGCCGCGGCGGCGTGCAAGCCGGTGGTACTGGGCCGCCAAGTAACTCTTCTTGGCGCGGACGGCGCCTCGGGCGCACTCGACGAGCGTCGCGCGCAACCAGCGGTCCCCCTTGCGAGTCTTGCCGGATTTTCGCTTCCCGGCACTCTCGTGGTTACCCGGGCAGATCCCGGCCCACGAGGCGGCATGGCCGGCGGTCGGAAACCGGGTCATGTCGTCACCCAGCTCGGCGAGAATCTGCTCGGCGCTGCGCCGAGCCACGCCGGTGATGGTGTCGAGGCGCTCCAGCGCGGTGGCGTAGGGGCGCGTCTGCTCCTCGATCCGCCCATCGAACAGCTCGATCTGCTGTTCGAGGAAGTCGATGTGACTCAGCAGGGCGTCGAGCAGGAAGGCGTGGTGGTCGGTGACTCGCCCGACCAATGCCTCCCGCAGCTGGGCGGCCTTGTCGCGCAAGCGGCCCCGCGCCAGGGCGGCGAGCTTCTCCGTATCGCGCTCCCCGGCCACGAGCGCCTTGAGCATCGCACGCCCGGAGGCGCCGAGCACATCCGCCGCCACGTCGCCGAGCTTGATGTTCGCCGTTTCGAGCACCTTCTGGACCCGATTGGCCTCGCGGGTGTGTTCCTGGATGAGCTGCCGCCGAGAGCGGGTCAACTCACGCAGCTCGCGGAACGGGGCCGGGGGGACAAAACTCGCGCGGAGCAAGCCGTGCTCCAACAGCTGCGCGATCCACTGGCAGTCGCGGACGTCCGTCTTTCGCCCGGGGACGGCCTTGACGTGCTGTGCGTTGACGAGCAGCAGCTCGATGCTGCCCTCCAGGATATGGTAGACGGGTCGCCAGTACACGCCGGTGCTCTCCATCGCGACGTGCGTGCAGCCGGCCATCGTGAGCCAGTCGGCCAGCCGCAGCAACTCGTGGGTCGTGGTTCCGAAGGTGCGCACCTCCTCCGCGCGCCTGTCCTTCGGCCCCGGAGAGCGCAGACAGGCTGCTACCGTCTTCTTGTGCACGTCGAGGCCGCAGCAGACGCGATAAAGGACGTCCATCGCTCGCCCTCCTTGGCGCGCCGCTCCGGAGGCGTGACTCCTTCGCCGAGTATCCTCCGCGTGCTCCCCGCGCGAGCGGGGGGCAACAGTCCGAGGTGCCGTCCGTCACGCCCTGGTCACGATACCGACGGGCTTGTGGCACCATTCCCCTAAACCCCGACCTGTCTCGGAGCGGCGCGGTGGAGAAGAGTCTACTCGCACTCCTCACTTCGCACTCCTCACTTTCATTCGCTGCAGGTGGGGCGCGCCCCATGACGCGATACCGACATAGTGGCCCCCCTCCTCAAGATTGATCCTGGAGCCAATGCGGGCCTCGATGTCGCGGCGCGCCGGGCCCGACCGGCGATGATCACGCGGCCTGCTCTCCCGCGGCCGCCGGGCGAAGGGCGGTGGCGAGCGCCGGGAGGTCGCCGTGCCCCTTGATCCGCCGGAAGCGCACGGCCGCACGCAGCACGCCCAGCCCGACCCAGCGACGGATCATCGTGCCGTTGCGCCAGCGCTTGACGTTCCGGGCCACGTGCCGCAGGGTCCCGATGAAATTCTCGATCGCGTTCGTCGTCGCGAAGAACCGCCGCAGCCGAGGCGGCAGCCCCAGCGTGAGGACCGTGGGTGAGCACAGGGGCCCTGCCGGCCACGTGACGCCCGCGTGCTATCATGCCCTAAGCGTGAGCCTTCCTGCGACCCTTCATCCCCTCTTCTGGGACTGTCAGCCCGAGGACCTCGATCCCGAGGCTCACGCTCCCTTCATCCTCGAGCGGGTCCTCGAGTACGGGACCCTGGTCGGGGCACGCTGGGCGCTCGGGACGTACGGGCCTGACCGGGTGGCCGTCTTTCTCAGGACTCGAGGGACGCGCACCCTCTCGCGCAAGACGTTGGCTTTCTGGGCCCTGCTGCTCGGGCTCGAGGGCGAGGCGTGTTTCGAGAAATCCTCACTGGACCACAGCAGGCCCTTCTGGAACTACTGAGCCGGATCGCCGAGGTCCGGAGCTTCTACCTCGCCGGGGGCACGGCCCTGGCGCTCCACCTCGGCCACCGCCGGTCCCGGGACCTCGATTTCTTCAGCGCGGCGCAGTTCCTGCCCCAGGATCTCCTCTCGCGGCTCCGCGCGGCCGGAGAGCCGACCGTCCTCCAGGAAGCGTCTGGGACGCTGAGCGTCATGCTGGGCGGCGTCCCCACGAGCTTCTTCCACTACGACTACCCCCTGCTCCGCCCCCCCGTGGAATCGCCCTGGGGCCTTCCGCTGGCCGATCCCCAGGACATCGCCGCCATGAAGCTGTCGGCGCTGGCCGGCCGCGGCTCGCGCAAGGACTTCGTGGACCTGTACGTGTATGCCCGAAACCTCGCTCCCCTCGAGGAGGCCTTGGCGTGCTTCCGCGAGAAGTACCGGGGCGTCACGGTGGACCCGTATCACTTGCTGAGGAGCCTGACCTACTTCGAGGATGCGGAGGCCGAGGCCATGCCCGAGGTGCTGGGGGGACCGACATGGGAGGAGGTCAAGGCCTTCTTCCGCGCCGAGGCGACGCGCCTGTTCCGCGCCCTCCCGTAGTCGCTTGGATCCCGCGCCAGCGCTCGGCCCCCCCGTGGCCGCGCTCCGCACCATCGGCTCCAGTGCACAGGGCCGGGAGCCACGGTCAGGGCTCGCCAGAGGCTGGGGCGAGCTTCCGGCGCTGCCGTCCCGCGCGTGGAGCTCTCGGTGCCGTCCGACGGCGCCACGGACGTGTCCCTCGCGCCGCGCTTGGTGCTGCGCTTCTCGGCCCCCGCACGGGTCGAGACGGTGACGAGCGAGACGGTCACGCTCAGCGGGCCCGAGGGGGCTGTCCTCTCCCCGACGCCCGGACCCGCGATCCACTCGGGAGCGGCTGACCCGGCGGCACAGGCGGACACGCAAGCCGCGGGCGACGCAGAGGACTGGGAGTGGAAGGGCGAGCGGCGGGACGGGCGCCCGTACTCGCGGTGGCAGGCCCTGCCGCCGTTCAAGGCCCAGGCGGGGGTGACGGCCCTGGCGGGCCAGGTGCTGCGGCTGAACGGAGAGCCGCTCGCGGACGTGACGCTGCAGATGGAGCGGGGCTCGGGGGCGGGCCTCGTCTCGGCGCGGACGGACGACACGGGACGGTTCCTGCTGGCGGACATCAAGGTGGGGCAGCGGGAGCTGTTGATCGATGGCCGGAGCGCGAGCAGGCCGGAGCTGACCTACGGGGTGTTCGAGGTGGGGGGTGAAGATCAAAGGGACCGAGACGAGTTCCACTACGACAGCGTCAACCCAGTGCAGGAGCTGTCCGGAGCCGCCGTCGTCACAAACCTCCTGACCGGCCCGGGAGCCGGCAAGTTCTTCAGCCGCACCGACGCTCGGGGTATGCGGTTGGGCTCTCTCGGTGGCTCCCCACAGAACGAGTAGGCTTCTCCGCCGATCTGCTAAGATGCCCTCAATGACGCACGCTGCGAGGAGGAGGCCTCACATGAGCCAGGAGAAACACGAAGTCCTCGAGCTGATCCGCCGACTCCCCGACGATGTGACCACCGCGGACATCATGGAAGAGCTCTATTTCAAGCAGCAGGTGGATAAGGGGCTGCAGGATGTCGCGGAAGGTCGCGTGCTGACCCAGCAGGAGCTGAAAGAGCGCCTCGCGCGATGGCGGATCTCCGCTGGTCGCTGACGGCCGAGGCGGACCTGCGGGCGATCGAGGACTTCATTGCCAAGGATTCCGTGCTGCATGCGGTCAACTTCATCGATCGGCTGATCGAGGCGGCGGACCCGCTCACCCCCGCCCCCCAGATCGGGCGCGTGGTCCCCGAATTCCACCGAGACGACCTCCGGGAGCTGCTCTTTCGGGGCTATCGGATTGTCTATCAGGTGCGCGACGAGACGGTCACCGTGCTCCGAGTCGTACACGGGGCGCGGGACCTGGCCCGCCTGGTGCGCCGAGAGCCATGGATCATCGAGTGACGTCTCAGACCATCGCACCCTCACGGGCGTGCCTCTCGCGCAGGTATTCTCCGATTGGAGCTACTTCTCGGCGCTGAATGACTCCGTCCCGCGGCGGAGTAGCTCCTGGGTGAGACGGTGGACGTCTTCCTGGCTGAAGGGCTTCGGGAGACAGGGCGCGCCGGTTCGGTCCAGGAAGGCCTCGACCTCCGGGGTGAAGCGATTCCCCGTGACGAAGAGAATGCGCCCCAGCAGATCCGGGCGCGATCGCTCGAGCTCGGCGTAGAAGCCCGGGCCATCGAGCCCGGGCATCCGCATGTCGCAGAGGATGAGATCGTAGGCGCCCAGCTGCACCATGCCGAGGGCCAGGAGCCCCTGGTCGGCCGTGTCCACCTCGTGGCCGTCGTCGGTGAGCATGTCGCTCAGGATCTCGGCGATCCACGGCTCGTCGTCGACGACGAGGACCCGCTTGCCCACGATGGGTTCTGATGGAGAGGGTGGCTGCATGCCGCCTGGCCTCACCATGATGAGGAAGCAAGTGGTGAGCCAGTGCAGGGGGTTGAGGAATCAATGGCTTGCGCACAGCTCCGGGGCGGCGCGCCGAGAATTGTAGGCGCGGCGCCCCAGAGTGGGGGGATTTCGAGCCGATCCAGGCGATGGGGCGTGGCCTCCGCCCCGCCTGACATGGTAACGTGCGGGCAAGGGCGTGGGACGCCGGAAGCGCGGGGGCGCGGGCG is drawn from Candidatus Rokuibacteriota bacterium and contains these coding sequences:
- a CDS encoding nucleotidyl transferase AbiEii/AbiGii toxin family protein, producing the protein MFREILTGPQQALLELLSRIAEVRSFYLAGGTALALHLGHRRSRDLDFFSAAQFLPQDLLSRLRAAGEPTVLQEASGTLSVMLGGVPTSFFHYDYPLLRPPVESPWGLPLADPQDIAAMKLSALAGRGSRKDFVDLYVYARNLAPLEEALACFREKYRGVTVDPYHLLRSLTYFEDAEAEAMPEVLGGPTWEEVKAFFRAEATRLFRALP
- a CDS encoding response regulator; this translates as MGKRVLVVDDEPWIAEILSDMLTDDGHEVDTADQGLLALGMVQLGAYDLILCDMRMPGLDGPGFYAELERSRPDLLGRILFVTGNRFTPEVEAFLDRTGAPCLPKPFSQEDVHRLTQELLRRGTESFSAEK
- a CDS encoding RHS repeat protein — encoded protein: MAAQETKWAAQLGHDLGDLVTITDPLGRTTTRFTDSAGRLVSVTDPRGSQTRYAYDPLNRLTSLTDALGGVTQFGYDPNGNLLSVTDARGSVTGYTYDAMDRVATRTDPLLRTESYQYDLAGNLTQVTDRQGQVRTFSYDALHRRTSATYADASTTTYGYDAGNRLRTVTDSLAGTLTLTYATLDRLTQEVSPQGTVAYSYDAAGRRTSMSLPGLPAVTYGYDAADRLLQITKGSALVTFGYDAADRRTLLTLPNGVRAEYTYDVASQLTGLTYKQGAATLGALTYAYDPAGNRTQASGSWARTGLPDPVASASYNAANHQLALGGRAMTYDLAGNLLSLAEPTGTTAFTWDARNQLSAMTTPDGTASFLYDGLGRRRAKILNGTRTGYLYDGLTPVQELSGASVTATLLTGLGIDEYFTRTTGATTRTLLTDALGSTVALTDDTGALQAEYTYEPFGASTETGADGNPFQYTGREHDAGTGLYSYRARYYHPQLGRFISEDPLGFAGGGPNRYAYVRNNPLRFTDPLGLLNIIAGAGGSVVGASGAEASGGFFFNPGGGSQTLDAGLFGSAGIGTGVNVSGDVFAGFIFGGVDNISGVTANLNIGLGPFSLTLLYNNAGFGGLTLGAGPSALPVGGSATASVTGTCSFFTLIKSFSCTPPPPRSKSSQ
- a CDS encoding type II toxin-antitoxin system RelE/ParE family toxin; its protein translation is MADLRWSLTAEADLRAIEDFIAKDSVLHAVNFIDRLIEAADPLTPAPQIGRVVPEFHRDDLRELLFRGYRIVYQVRDETVTVLRVVHGARDLARLVRREPWIIE
- a CDS encoding IS110 family transposase — protein: MDVLYRVCCGLDVHKKTVAACLRSPGPKDRRAEEVRTFGTTTHELLRLADWLTMAGCTHVAMESTGVYWRPVYHILEGSIELLLVNAQHVKAVPGRKTDVRDCQWIAQLLEHGLLRASFVPPAPFRELRELTRSRRQLIQEHTREANRVQKVLETANIKLGDVAADVLGASGRAMLKALVAGERDTEKLAALARGRLRDKAAQLREALVGRVTDHHAFLLDALLSHIDFLEQQIELFDGRIEEQTRPYATALERLDTITGVARRSAEQILAELGDDMTRFPTAGHAASWAGICPGNHESAGKRKSGKTRKGDRWLRATLVECARGAVRAKKSYLAAQYHRLARRRGDKTAIVAVGHSILVAAWHILREGVPYRDLGGDHFGRLNREQLVRYHTRRLADLGVVVPPASAAIPA